From the Roseateles sp. XES5 genome, one window contains:
- a CDS encoding LysR substrate-binding domain-containing protein, whose amino-acid sequence MPGFAACWLVPNLDDFHSSHPDIDVVVDADPRVIEFRTHQAEIAIRYGLDAKAWPRIEADRLAEVEMIPVIAPCLLAEGPPLTEPAGLLAHTLLHEDNRSAWQRWFAAAGLPETAPGRAQIYTEGNLVLQAALHGHGVALVDRLYAAADLAAGRLIQPFDLSIHDGAYWLVARSFKRLSPQARAFREWLLERLRAGDDSG is encoded by the coding sequence GTGCCCGGCTTTGCCGCCTGCTGGCTGGTGCCCAATCTCGACGACTTCCATTCCAGCCACCCGGATATCGACGTCGTGGTCGATGCCGATCCACGCGTCATCGAGTTCCGCACCCATCAGGCGGAAATCGCCATCCGCTACGGGCTGGATGCAAAAGCCTGGCCGCGCATCGAGGCGGACCGGCTGGCGGAGGTGGAGATGATACCCGTCATCGCGCCCTGCCTTCTGGCCGAGGGGCCGCCGCTCACCGAGCCGGCCGGGCTTCTCGCCCATACGCTGCTGCACGAGGACAACCGCAGCGCCTGGCAGCGCTGGTTTGCCGCCGCGGGCCTGCCCGAGACGGCGCCGGGGCGCGCGCAGATCTATACCGAGGGCAATCTCGTGCTGCAGGCCGCGCTGCACGGCCACGGCGTCGCGCTGGTCGACAGGCTCTATGCCGCCGCCGATCTTGCCGCCGGCCGCCTGATCCAGCCCTTCGACCTTTCCATCCACGACGGCGCCTACTGGCTGGTCGCCCGCAGCTTCAAGCGCCTGTCGCCGCAGGCGCGCGCCTTCCGGGAATGGCTGCTGGAGCGGCTGCGTGCCGGGGACGATTCGGGCTGA
- a CDS encoding polysaccharide deacetylase family protein yields MRKDEDDMPIRSVMRQGLKRAVITGGLEFAHFAGRAGLMASARGMGAIFTLHHVRPKTPQTFDPNAHLEITPEFLDAAIAHLKEEGYQFVALADMAARLAIARAGERFAAFTLDDGYRNNAVHAQPVFTRHKVPFTVFISPGLACKTHGIWWETLTELLRVAPHLEFDFGSGPVTLPLATPFQKQAAYSRFTRFIQADMEETVAIEKLDAAAKAHGIDPLMITERLVMREPELKSLVLNPLAAIGGHTVSHRALARLSDADARREMDESAERIAAITGHRPDTFAYPYGDRAAVSLREHRLARDLGFRVAVTTEPGTLSARSFDAPTALPRISLNGLYQKPKYVGALASGIPFKLMRR; encoded by the coding sequence ATGAGGAAAGACGAAGACGACATGCCGATCCGCAGCGTCATGCGACAGGGGCTGAAGCGCGCCGTGATCACGGGCGGGCTGGAGTTCGCGCATTTTGCCGGCCGGGCCGGGCTCATGGCGTCGGCCCGCGGCATGGGCGCGATCTTCACGCTGCACCATGTGCGCCCCAAGACGCCACAGACCTTCGATCCCAATGCGCATCTGGAGATCACGCCGGAATTCCTGGATGCGGCCATCGCGCATCTGAAGGAAGAGGGCTACCAGTTCGTGGCCCTTGCCGACATGGCGGCGCGCCTTGCCATTGCGCGCGCCGGCGAGCGCTTCGCCGCCTTCACCCTCGACGACGGCTACCGCAACAATGCGGTGCACGCCCAGCCCGTCTTCACCCGGCACAAGGTGCCGTTCACGGTTTTCATCTCGCCCGGCCTTGCCTGCAAGACGCATGGCATCTGGTGGGAAACGCTGACGGAACTTCTGCGTGTCGCGCCGCATCTGGAATTCGATTTCGGCTCCGGCCCGGTCACCCTGCCACTCGCCACGCCCTTCCAGAAGCAGGCCGCCTACAGCCGCTTCACGCGGTTCATCCAGGCGGACATGGAAGAGACCGTCGCCATCGAGAAACTCGACGCGGCGGCGAAGGCCCATGGCATCGACCCGCTCATGATCACCGAGCGGCTGGTGATGCGCGAACCGGAACTGAAGAGCCTCGTGCTCAATCCGCTCGCCGCCATCGGCGGCCATACGGTGAGCCACCGCGCGCTGGCGCGCCTCAGCGATGCGGACGCGCGCCGCGAGATGGACGAATCCGCCGAACGCATCGCCGCCATTACCGGCCATCGGCCGGACACCTTCGCCTATCCCTATGGCGACCGCGCCGCCGTCTCGCTGCGCGAGCACCGGCTGGCCCGCGACCTCGGCTTCCGCGTCGCCGTGACCACGGAACCCGGCACCCTCTCGGCGCGCTCCTTCGACGCGCCGACGGCCCTGCCCCGCATCTCGCTGAACGGGCTCTACCAGAAGCCGAAATATGTCGGCGCGCTTGCCTCGGGCATCCCGTTCAAACTGATGCGCCGATAG
- the pdxH gene encoding pyridoxamine 5'-phosphate oxidase encodes MSENALTSGDFTEENEPYALFATWLADAGKSEPNDANALALATVDETGLPNVRMVLLKGFDERGFVFYTNFESRKGVELLGARKAAMCFHWKSLRRQVRVRGEIEIVTDAEADEYYASRPRGSRIGAWASKQSRPLESRFALEKAVAEYTARYAIGEIPRPPHWSGFRLKPVSIEFWHDRPFRLHDRMEFRRAEDGRGWEKVRMYP; translated from the coding sequence ATGAGCGAAAATGCGTTAACAAGCGGTGACTTCACCGAGGAAAACGAACCCTATGCCCTGTTCGCGACCTGGCTGGCGGACGCCGGCAAGAGCGAACCCAACGACGCCAATGCGCTGGCGCTGGCCACCGTCGACGAGACGGGCCTGCCCAATGTGCGCATGGTTCTCCTGAAGGGTTTCGACGAGCGGGGCTTCGTCTTCTATACCAATTTCGAGAGCCGCAAGGGCGTGGAACTGCTCGGCGCGCGCAAGGCGGCCATGTGCTTCCACTGGAAATCCCTGCGCCGGCAGGTGCGGGTGCGCGGCGAGATCGAGATCGTCACGGATGCCGAGGCCGACGAATATTACGCCTCGCGTCCGCGCGGCAGCCGCATCGGCGCCTGGGCCTCCAAGCAGTCGCGCCCGCTCGAAAGCCGCTTCGCGCTGGAAAAGGCGGTCGCCGAATACACCGCGCGCTACGCCATCGGCGAAATCCCCCGCCCGCCGCACTGGTCCGGCTTCCGCCTGAAGCCCGTCTCCATCGAGTTCTGGCACGACCGCCCCTTCCGCCTGCACGACCGCATGGAGTTCCGCCGGGCGGAAGACGGCAGGGGATGGGAGAAGGTGCGGATGTATCCGTAA
- a CDS encoding RT0821/Lpp0805 family surface protein, with protein sequence MSGLDLFSDSNIDKTVRTSTVPNGNTERLTDEITVRNAVSSADILRTGGSPIPWANSASGSAGVISSIAENQDAAGRTCRDFITTKHSYQGIANFAGRTCLGNSGEWLLLAFDKQG encoded by the coding sequence ATGAGCGGTCTCGACCTGTTTTCCGACAGTAATATCGACAAGACGGTGCGCACCAGCACCGTGCCGAACGGCAACACGGAACGTCTGACCGACGAGATCACCGTGCGTAATGCCGTGTCCTCGGCGGACATCCTGCGGACCGGCGGAAGCCCCATTCCCTGGGCGAATTCCGCCTCGGGCAGCGCGGGCGTCATCAGCAGCATCGCGGAGAACCAGGACGCGGCCGGCCGCACCTGCCGCGACTTCATCACGACGAAGCATTCCTACCAGGGCATTGCCAATTTCGCGGGCCGCACCTGCCTCGGCAATTCCGGCGAATGGCTGCTCCTGGCCTTCGACAAGCAAGGATAA
- a CDS encoding DnaJ C-terminal domain-containing protein gives MRDPYSVLGVKKNAGQEEIKAAWRSLAKAVHPDQNHDDPLATVRFTEAGRAYDLLRDPEKRSRYDRQQREAELRRMEQMRRQQAERKATASPPPRMSNEDAEDMIARIFGIDSRGQPADAKAQARPQPQAQSQSQTQTQAGAAPAQDARKSMDDASTEETMPARGTAPGAAIISAIIRRIRGSRARIDKAPDLVADVTVTVEDILNRVRPTIETPEGQTIRVPVGAGTTEGQVIRLKEAGHRIENLRRGDAVVTVRVAPGRFRVDGFDLRMDLPVTIENAVLGCETTIEGPLGPLSVTVPAWSGSDQTIRIEGEGLLKENGERGDLIAEIRLLLWEKPDAKMIDLMRSLREGLYL, from the coding sequence ATGCGTGACCCCTATTCGGTTCTCGGCGTGAAGAAGAACGCCGGGCAGGAGGAAATCAAGGCCGCCTGGCGCTCGCTGGCGAAGGCCGTCCATCCTGACCAGAACCACGACGACCCCCTCGCCACCGTCCGCTTCACCGAGGCCGGCCGCGCCTACGATCTCCTGCGCGATCCCGAAAAACGCAGCCGCTACGACCGCCAGCAGCGCGAGGCCGAGCTTCGCCGCATGGAGCAGATGCGCCGCCAGCAGGCCGAGCGCAAGGCGACGGCCAGCCCGCCGCCGCGCATGTCCAACGAAGACGCGGAGGACATGATCGCCCGCATCTTCGGCATCGATTCCCGCGGCCAGCCGGCCGACGCCAAGGCGCAGGCCCGCCCGCAGCCCCAGGCCCAAAGCCAAAGCCAGACTCAGACTCAGGCAGGCGCCGCCCCGGCGCAGGATGCACGCAAGTCCATGGACGATGCGAGCACCGAGGAAACCATGCCGGCCCGCGGCACCGCGCCGGGCGCCGCCATCATCTCCGCCATCATCCGCCGCATCCGCGGCAGCCGCGCCAGAATCGACAAGGCGCCGGATCTCGTCGCCGACGTCACCGTCACGGTCGAGGACATTCTCAACCGAGTGCGCCCGACCATCGAGACGCCCGAGGGCCAGACGATCCGCGTGCCGGTCGGCGCGGGCACGACGGAGGGCCAGGTGATCCGTCTCAAGGAGGCCGGCCACCGCATCGAGAACCTGAGGCGGGGCGATGCCGTCGTCACCGTGCGCGTTGCGCCCGGCCGCTTCCGCGTCGACGGTTTCGACCTCAGGATGGACCTGCCCGTCACCATCGAGAATGCCGTGCTCGGCTGCGAGACGACCATCGAGGGGCCGCTCGGTCCCCTCTCCGTCACGGTCCCCGCCTGGTCCGGTTCCGACCAGACGATCCGCATCGAGGGCGAAGGCCTTCTCAAGGAGAATGGCGAACGAGGCGACCTCATCGCGGAAATCCGCCTCCTCCTGTGGGAGAAGCCGGACGCCAAGATGATCGACCTGATGCGGTCGTTGCGCGAAGGGC